The following is a genomic window from Rutidosis leptorrhynchoides isolate AG116_Rl617_1_P2 chromosome 8, CSIRO_AGI_Rlap_v1, whole genome shotgun sequence.
CAAACACACCCATGATGTTATTTAATAAGTTGGGACCAACCATGATCAAATTAAACTTAAGGCCCCAATTTGATTTTAGGTTCAAATGTTGGGGACCAATCATGATATTTTTTCAATGCGAAGACGTCAAAGCATTAATGATAACGTAGATGCAAATTCATGCAATCAATCATAGATCACCATAAGGTATTGGATGTTATGAAAACGAGTTGTGTTATGTACTACTCATAATATAGAAAAAGCAAACTTCGAAATCGAGAGGCTGAAAAAAGAACAAGATTGCGTAAAAAGGCAAATTGACTATGTACCATCTAAAAGTTCATTTTAATATTTACTTGGCTCTATGCAAATATATATGAACaaaaaaaccatgttaaaaaccccACAAATTTGAGGGTTATAacttagtaatataataataaaatagataataaatgtataatataataataacttgaaAGGAGAATGGATGGATTTAATTGTTACTGGAAGCATCAACCACGGTGGTGGCGCTTGACTCGCCGAGATCTACATGGTCTGCAAACAAGAACATATGTCTCAAATAACACTATTTTATAAAGTTTTGTGTTTATATGTAACAGTGTCTTGCTTTCTTAAGCTTTATCATCCAAGTGAGATCATAATGCCAAAAAAAACAAGACATTTCAAATAAATCCAACTCAAGAAGACATTTCTCCGGAATCGGATCATAATTCATAAATTATAAACAAAGGAGTAATAATTATGAAAAGCATCCATCCAATCTCAAGATAAAAAATTGCTTAAATGTTTACCAAAAGAAGTTGCCATAGCAGTTACACTTGAGACGCATGGATCCTCACGATAGCGTTTGATCACGGATGCAGTAAACTCTTCATCTGGTAGCCCTATTAATAAAACAAAACAAGTATGTGATTTCAGGTTATATACGATTTGAGCAAACAAGTTATGTCTATAATAATATAATCAGCAGCCAACTAACTTTAAAAATCAATCaagatttaaaaataataataacaaaaaaagaaGTCTAACAATTACACCATAACCAGAAGCAGCAGCACATACCGGTTTTGGGGTTGAAAACCATGACTTCCACCAAATGTGGGTCTAAATTGGCCCATTTTTTAAACAAATCGTCTTCAAATTTGGTATCTAATAATTAACCATAGGTAAAGTTAGTATTCTCAACGTATGCTATATATTAATATAAGTACCGAGAGTGGTTCCTATTACTTATACTCTAGTTATTAATTAATGGGTGTAAAACCATAAGAATGGGGATTTAGTTTACTTACAACACGTTGCTTCTTCTGACGTATTTCTTATAGTAACCGGCGTGAAGCCACACATTTGGGGACAGCCAGTTCTTTTCAAGTGGCTTTTCAACCTAGCAAAGAAAACTTCTTCGCCTGAACCaataataagaattaattaataatttaataataataacgcatGAATAAACACGGCGAATGAGTCAAGGGGCTTGTGGTTTGTTTTGTTTTTTAAATCTTTTATAGTACGTACGCATTTCCGGAGTATCCTTGATAGGATTCAGTTCTtccttttcttcttccttttcctTTCTCAGTAAATCAAACTTATATTCCAGCAGCTTTGGATCGCTTATTCGAAGATCTTCGATTGACTGTAATGTCGTTTCTTCCCACATTCTGAATGCTTTCTCCGCCAATATATCACTATTTCCCATCTTTTTGTTTCTTTCTGGAAAAATATTAGACAATTaacccttttatttatttatttatttatttattagtaataGTAACTTGATGATTTATAAATAGAAAATAATTCGACcgcgcgcgttgctgcggttgtattcaacgcagggtcgaatttggatatacgttgtttgatacctaatatatctaattggttgggttgtttgttggacgtctATGTATGTGTATGAAacatagcccgaaatatttagtgttttttaacgatgtccgtttcgcgtatagttagtcgcgttgtgttcatcGAAATTTTCgatttgaacggtggtctcggaaaaaatttaactcgcaccgagtgagaatatagggcccgttatttagtgttttttaacgatgtccgtttcgcgtatagtttgtCCCGTTGGGTCCctctgattttttcgagttgaacggtggtttcGAAGAAATTTAACTcgtaccgagcgagaagatagggcccgttgaaaattcgggtggaattagtttcttttattttaataaaattatatatttacgttttttacccctgaaaaagtgggAACCTGGAGGGCCGTTGTGTAAATTAAGTCGAAATTGAGGAACCGTTTGTAGTGTGCAcgaaaactcaaaacgacaatcaaaTTAAACTGAAATTACGAGATTTCTACCATGGCATTTAGTATGTAGATGATAAAATGTCAAAAGCCCAAACAGAATGATGCCTAATTAGGCTGAGGATATTTGCAACTTAAATTCTTAGCTACAAACATAAAGTAAGTCTTAATTAAGCTAACAACAAAAtccgaaagaaaaaaaattaataaaataaataaataaatcaaaattcctaaataaatatcttaatcgaaaaagaaaaaaaaaaattccttctTACTAATGTTCAATTAAAAAGATTTACTTTATGGATACAGCAATTCATCAGGATTATCTTTTATCTCAAAAAATAATACTAGCTAAACTACCAATTATAATTTCTGTACAGCAATTAATCAGTAAAGTAAATTTCATGACCAAACCCTAAATCCGATAAACAAGATGAAATATTTAACAGCAATAATAAtttattcaaattcaattcaaTGAAATAATAGATAATAGAATAGAATAGAAAATACCTGTATTTTGGATGTAGAATGAATGAGAGACGACGACGTGTTCTTTATTTTATTCTATTCTAGTAGGGCAACGGGCAACCTTTGTCAATCAAAATGGATGGATATTATATGGATACCCAAGCCCAGCCCAGCCCAGCCCAGCCCAGCCCAGCCCACCCATCTTTCGACTTCTAAACGTGGCTTAATTGAACCTCATGCCAAATGGCGCACCACAGTTCAAACATAAGTACTGTCTAAATGAAAGCTAATGTAATTGGGAAGGCTTTAAAGAATGGTGTATGCATTGTTGTAGTAGTTTACTTAAACGAGCCCATCGATTTTTTAAGTCGCTTACTAATATTAACCGGCCCAAAAATATGTGCATTTACATACACGATATGgacatggtattgttgattgttgATAAAAGGTATTACAAGATGACTTTTTCAATATTTTCTACATCAATTTACTGCCACATGCATGAATCACGGTTAAAGATTTGCCACGAATATACTTATTCAAAACATACAACATGATTAAGATATCAAACCGCAGACAGTTATTGCagttgtaaatttttaattttaaatgcCTGAAAAGGACACAAGAATGATCCAGAAAACAACGTAATAAATGCAACGCTTTTTTCTTTCATATCTTATGATGATGACGAGTATGATGCATGAGAGCAAACCGGTAATCGCTACTCTTATAATTCCTAGCGTGAACTCATGTgtgtcgtttaaaaaaaaaaaatcaacaaaaTAGGAAGAAAAAATTAGTTCAAGGCGCTTA
Proteins encoded in this region:
- the LOC139864905 gene encoding uncharacterized protein, which gives rise to MGNSDILAEKAFRMWEETTLQSIEDLRISDPKLLEYKFDLLRKEKEEEKEELNPIKDTPEMREEVFFARLKSHLKRTGCPQMCGFTPVTIRNTSEEATCYTKFEDDLFKKWANLDPHLVEVMVFNPKTGLPDEEFTASVIKRYREDPCVSSVTAMATSFDHVDLGESSATTVVDASSNN